The following coding sequences lie in one Pontibacter sp. G13 genomic window:
- a CDS encoding exonuclease subunit SbcD, with product MKILHTADWHLGKRLDPFSRLPEQRLVLEEICEIAERESVDAILLAGDIFDTVNPSIEALELFYQVSKRLTANGKRALIGIAGNHDSPDRIEAPDPLAKECGIILIGHPLSEIRPFTLESGLAITQSAPGFLELKLPDSETPLRLILTPYANGIRMKRFLGNEDPEAELRAILAQHWQETASAFCDQAGVNILMTHLFVVSKQGERPIEPDDEKPILTVGGAQEIFTENFPDGIQYVALGHLHRRHQVSDSRFPIMYAGSPLSYSMSEAGQQKSVTIIEARPGESVSLREIALTQGKPLVRKTFSQVDDAITWLTDHPECWVELTMVSDDFLSSEDRKRLLGAHEGIVAIIPQIANSDSAIPDAPEIDLSKSMQDLFVDYFQHKHGQAPQDDMLDLFQEILAEDA from the coding sequence ATGAAGATTCTTCATACTGCTGACTGGCACCTTGGGAAACGCCTCGACCCATTTTCCCGACTTCCTGAACAGCGCCTTGTGCTTGAGGAGATTTGCGAAATTGCAGAACGCGAATCCGTCGATGCTATCCTACTTGCCGGAGACATATTTGACACGGTAAACCCCTCTATCGAAGCATTAGAGCTATTTTATCAGGTCTCCAAGCGACTCACTGCGAATGGCAAACGAGCGCTCATCGGCATTGCCGGGAACCATGATTCACCGGACCGAATCGAGGCGCCTGACCCACTTGCCAAAGAATGCGGGATCATATTGATCGGTCATCCGCTTTCAGAAATTCGGCCATTTACGCTCGAATCCGGCCTTGCGATTACCCAATCGGCCCCCGGTTTTCTGGAATTGAAACTACCTGATTCGGAGACCCCGCTCAGATTAATTCTGACGCCATACGCCAACGGAATCAGGATGAAACGATTCCTCGGCAACGAAGATCCTGAAGCCGAATTGAGAGCAATTCTCGCCCAACATTGGCAGGAGACCGCCTCTGCATTTTGCGATCAAGCTGGAGTCAATATCCTCATGACGCACTTGTTTGTCGTCTCCAAGCAAGGGGAACGCCCCATTGAGCCGGATGATGAAAAACCCATTCTCACTGTTGGCGGTGCGCAGGAAATCTTCACGGAAAATTTCCCAGACGGAATTCAGTATGTCGCATTGGGGCATTTGCATAGAAGGCATCAAGTCTCAGATTCGCGATTTCCGATTATGTATGCCGGTAGTCCCCTCTCCTACTCCATGAGTGAAGCGGGCCAGCAGAAGTCCGTAACCATCATCGAAGCCCGACCGGGTGAATCCGTTTCTCTACGAGAGATCGCGTTGACCCAAGGGAAACCGCTTGTCAGAAAGACCTTTTCGCAAGTAGATGACGCGATCACGTGGTTGACCGATCATCCTGAATGCTGGGTGGAATTGACGATGGTATCCGATGACTTTCTGAGTTCTGAGGATCGAAAGCGACTATTGGGAGCTCATGAGGGCATCGTAGCGATCATTCCACAGATCGCAAATTCCGATTCTGCAATTCCGGATGCCCCGGAGATTGATCTCAGCAAAAGCATGCAAGACCTGTTTGTGGATTATTTCCAGCACAAGCATGGCCAAGCTCCTCAAGACGATATGCTGGACCTTTTTCAAGAAATATTGGCAGAAGACGCCTGA